In Zingiber officinale cultivar Zhangliang chromosome 3A, Zo_v1.1, whole genome shotgun sequence, the DNA window GAGCACCATGATCTCCACAAACGGCCTATGGAATTATTGTAGGATGATCTGTAGTTCTCTACACATATGTTGTATTGGACCTGTGCCGCATTCCAACTTGGGCTTGGATCCATATACGAATTGATTTCTGGATAACTTGGTTTCTATTATTGTTCCTGAGTTGTGGACTTATCCTTTTCCGAGACGTTGCTAATTGAACCTCTTCTAATTTTTTTGATGATCTTAGTGAGGAAAAAGGCTAATCATTTCATGATTTTTGCATAAACAATTAACCAAAACGTCCTAAACTTGCATGTAATAACAGGTATTCtatgtttttattttctaaacaacacgaggaattggttggaatatatgccTCTCAGCTTGCCCGTCACCTTTGTGTGGATCTCTTTGTCCAAATGATGGAGCTCAGATTAAATAGCAGGTAATTCTGAAAGTTACATAACCTAGTTGTTACATTTAAGTTCATGATCATTCTTTAGCGCGCTAAGGATTATGATTTGGTTACTGGAACTTGTAGATTATCTGCTTATCCTTTCAGTGATACAACGTATTTATTTGTCAGGAtaaaatatacaagtcatgtggcATTTTACTAAACCTCAAGTGACTTAGTAATAGCTATGTTTTTAGTATTTCAATAGCTTTGTGCCTTCTGATTTTCTACATTATTTGCTTATTATTTTTGTATGGAAGGAGCTAAACTCTCATATTCCAATGTAAAAATAATGATAATGATGAATTCTTGCAATCACAAGCATCATGCTGATCCTCCAGTCATTTCAGatgaaaattattgaatttgtcaTCTTTTCTGAAGGCTATGTGTTTATTTATTTCCGTTAAGTAACTGATGAAAGAATTGTACTGATCTCAGGAATACTTTTCTTGTTAGGACTAATTGTTATAATCTTTAAAAAATTGCTAGgctctttatatattttttaaaagcaaCCAATAAAAGGATAATAGTGATGTTGAGATTAATTTCTCATTTGGGTTAGTTGTTATAATATTGAAAATTGCTACCCTTTTTTCCTTAATAAAAGTCAAAGAAAGAGGAAAAATAGTGTGGTAGTTATATACGGGCTGTCCTGGGGATACATGTGCTCCATTTGTATCTATTGTCTCCTATGCCAACATATTCTGTTTGATTCATCTATGCGTGACTTAAAATGCATGATCCAAGATTGAATTTATTATTTACAAccattttttaaaacaataattGTACATATATGCGGGTCTGCTGTGACCTGAATGTGTCTCATTATTTCTATGTttatttcttctctctttttttttcctgtTGTCCGCTTATTAGCTGCTATATGTTTTTGTCATGCACTACTTGAACCATTGATGGACATTAAAGTTTTTTTTCAGAGTAATTTTTTCCTCACCTTTTTCTTTGTTGATTTTGTTTTTCTGTATTTAGTTTACTGACCCTTCTTCCATATTTTTTTCCTCACTTTTTTTGTTATGAAAGCGTTCATGTCAAGTATAAGATCTTTCTATTGGGTATGGAATATCTGCCTTTCTCATCGGAAGATGGTTCAAAAGCTTGTTTTGAGGAGATTATAGAGAAGTGAGGCCACAAAAAACATTATTATTGTGCAAGTTAATTTATGCTACAAACACGAGCTCACAAATCTTGTACGTTTAATTATTATGGCAGGGTACTTTTGAGATCACGGGAAACAAAACCTAATAAATATGATGGCAAATTGTCTGATGTTGTAGAACAGCTTCGTCTGCAATCTCTTCAAAAAGCTACTGTTATTCAGTGGCTCTGTTTCTCTCCACCTTCTACCATAAGACATTTTGAGATCATCAATGCAAAGCTTCTTACAAGGGCTTTATTGCATAGGTAATCTTTATCTCTCACAAATCAATTCTTCACTAGTTGAGCTCATTGTTTTGTCTTTGTCAAGAATTTGTTGAGTATATTTTCAGAACATAGATATGCACTAAGATGCATTTAGGATTTAAAAGTACTATATTTGACTTTGacattattttttcttcttcagtAACATACTGTTCAGGGAGTTTGCATTAATATCCTTGTCAAGAGTTCCTAAGTTGCCTATAGGACCACATATGTTACTCAGTTTCTTGGCTGAACCACTGAAACAGCCTGAAGAAACTCTACTTTCTCTTGAAGAAGATGATGTCAGTGAGAATCTTGAAGAGTTTAAAGATTGGGTATGTCTGCTCACTTATTATCCTTTGACATTGCCTATGCCAATAATTATTATTTCTGTCATGACACTAAAATTTCTGTCTAATTACAATCAGCGTGAGTATTATGCATGTGATGCAACCTATCGGAATTGGCTTAAATTTGAACTTGAGAATGGAGCTATTCCACCTTCTGAGATTTCTTCAGAAGAAAAGGATAGAGCCATCGCTGCAGCAGTAGAAACACTAAATACGTCATTGTCACTTTTACTAAGTAAGTATATCATATGCACATTTTCAAGTCTGCTGATTAAGCTACATGCATGATGTGCTTATGCTCAATTATATGAATATGTTCATTTCTTGATTATCATTGACTGAACTTGCTTTGCAATTATCTTTACGGTGATTTGAGTGGTTAAAAGTCTGAAAACTATTCTAGTAGTTAGCAAACAGTCTAGAAAGAAAAAGTGCTCCCATTTGCTGGAAGATAGTTGAACTACTCCATTCGAAGCCAATGATACAGTGGATTTGTGACAAGGCTGTGATGATGTGATTTGCAGTTCAAGCAGTGAATGAGACAGCATATGAGGTGCAACAAGATGCGAAGGTAGGTGAGATTGAAAGGTGCAGACATAGTGCAGGGGTTGACAGTTGACACTATGGGTTTTGGTGGTAGACAAAATGTTTTAGGAGTGCAATGTAACTTTAATGAAGTTTTAATTTGGTTTAATCAATCCTACAATCACAATCCAATCTGATCTGGCATTGACTACTGCATGGCAAGTTTTTAAATTGGATTGACTCATAGGATCAGATAATACTACGGTCCAGGTTTGATATTGACTCCTTTGATAAGCCCATCTTTCCTTGTCATCGTAACTCTATCCCTAcctcattttgtttttttttatcgaATCTACTAACTCTTTTACTTTTTATGCTGGTTGTTTTTTATGAGTGCTTCTTCCTTGTATGATTTGGGAGAAGTGATACGAGTAAATGACAATGGCATTTGATGTGTGCTACTTATGGGAGTTTATTCCTGATCATTGATCATCTCAGCAGAGAGAGATTAAAATGTTCTTTTACAGCAGAAAATTGAGATTGACTTGTGGAGAAGTTTCTTTCTATCTATTTAGCCTCAGGTGATCAGGTTCATTTCCTTGCATTCTAAAACCCTTGTTTGTTGGAATGAAATTGATGAGCAAACATTTGCACTTGTTTGGTAAATGTTAACAATGTGGACTTGGCAACAGGTGGCGGAACACTGGTCATTCAGTAGATACAGTGGACTCTAGTGGATCTATTTGACATGTAATGGATGGGGAATTGGGTGATTGCTCATTTATATACCATACTCAAAAGAGTGAACCAACAAATCAATTTTCATTTCCCAAACACCATCTGAGCTACATTTTTTTCCTGATGTGTCACAAATCAACAATAggtagaaagaaaagggaggACCCTGAGGAGTTTGACAAAGAAATCCTCAAATGACTTTTCCAGTGACCACATTCTCGTGGAACAATGCCATACAGATGATCGCAAGCTTACATGATTGATAGCAGAATTATAATTAGGGAATCAACATTGAATTCAATCAATCATACCTGAAATCAAGCAAGTCACTTATGAATTGGGTTCACACTGATGAAGCTGCTATACATCCAGTGATCTATATGGGATTGACTGATTACAGCAAACTGTAATCTTGCTTTCTCTTACAGCCTAGTGACATTTATACACTTTACTCGGTCTTAGACTCTTAAAAAAAGGTAGACCTGCTATCTTAATAACCACCCTATTGTCAGctccatggatatggagggaggtaaatgtaggTATACAAGCATTAGGTGCATGGTGGGTAAATCTCAGgttgtcagttcctgagaatcgaccatTGCCCATTACGCTAAAGATGACATGCACCCACTGTCTATGTTACGTCTTGAGGGCTCTGTCTCAAACTCTTAAAACATTTCATAAGGTGTGATTGGTTCTGTCCTCACCCACAATATTGAGGGGCTGCTATGGAATTTATTAGTATGAGACAGAAAGTAAAGAAAATGACTGGTGACTTTTGAAATTCAGATTCTTGATTTAAATTCTCTATAGGTTGGAGATTTGTTGGTAGTGCAATATTAGATTCTGTTGCAACATAATGCAGTGGATTTGCCTCTAGCTGCGGATGAAGCAGAAGAAATTGcaagaaaataattaatttgcACATGACTTAACAATCTGATGCTCTAGTGTAAAGATAGATTTGTGGAAGAGATGAGCATGACATTGTATGAGGATTATTTGCAAATACTATGAAATGTGGTAACTTAAATGCCCAAAATTTCTTCTGTCATTCAGAAATTTCAAAACCAATGAGAAATTTGATTTTGCTTCATCTGATATGTTTCTGAAAATTTACTTGGTACATTATTTCTCAAGCAGCTCATATTATCATAAAAGGACTTATCCTTCTTTCTTTGACTGATATTAAGTAAGCTTTTCTTTCTTGATTTAGGAGGAACCCCTTGGTTGAATGCAGCTAATAGTAGTATCCATGATCCTACTGGGAATGTTTATATTGAACTGCATGCTACTGCTATGCTCTGTCTACCTTCCGGTGAATGCATGATCCCTGATGCAACCTCATGTACAACATTGACTAGTGCACTCTACTCATCAGTCAGTGATGACGACGTGGTAAATCGTGAATTACGggtatgtttgtttttttttaaggcATTTTTCATTTGCAATCACAATTATGCACTTAACTTTGCTATCTTTAGTGGTGTTTCTTTAGATTCTTAATAGGATAATTACTTTCCATCTCATTTGCAGCGTAACCTTTATCAGAGAAATCTCATTGGAGTGAAAGAAATGGTCAAAATTGAGTGGAAACCTAAAACAAGACATCATAAATTATTTATTAGAAAAATTAGTAAAAACAATTTAAAGTAGGAATCCACTGTATAAATGATTCTCACAACAAAAATTATAATGAAATTTATACAAAGAAGTTTtaaatatcaaaagaacaaatGAAAATGAATGTACTTGGAAATTGATGTGAATGAGCtgctcttttaaatcatgttataacTTTTACTTGGTATGCAACAGGAGAATGGAGGAGGTAAGTGCAGTTACAATTTACATATCTGAACCTAAATAATAGGGATTCAACATTTTTATTGTTGTTGATAAGGGAAACATTTCACACATGGATTTCAGTAGTGTCTTTTATAATCATTTCTGGATTTGTCTGCTCAATTCTGCAGAAACAGAATTCTGAATCTGATTGGCATGATTTTTGTCACTTGCTGTTGCTCGATTTGAAACAGTCTAGGTGTATTTTATTGGCATGGATGATGTGGCGCGCGATTCTATTCTGACACCTAATTTATAGTCTTTTCGTTGTTTCTAACTTGTGATAGAAGTTTTCAGGCCAATGTTGCAATTTCTTCAAGTGACAACTATTGTGTTGAAATTGTACTTCGCTGCTTGGCTGTGGATGGTGATGGGCTTGGACTTCATGAAGCTAATGATGGTGGCCTTCTTGCCACTATCATGGCTGCTGGTTTCAAAGGTATTGGTATCATAATCCACTTAATATGCACTATTGTTATTATCTTGTGAGAAGGTCAATAATTTATCTACCAGGTTCGCTTAACCGGTTTCAACCTGGAGTGAGAATGGAGATATTTCGGCTTGATGCTTGGTATTTCAAGGAAGATCTATTGATAAACCCTGCTAATTACATAGTGAAAGGGCTTAATCGTAGGTGCTGTCTACCAGAAATTATTCTTCGTTGTATGCAGGTTAATTAGAATCTCAACCTTGATACTTTTTTATTTCTGTGCTATCTGTGTTCCTTGGCATACACCATGGTGTTACAAGTCTTTATTGGTCCTTTTTTGTTCACCAATAGGTGTCGGTTTCTCTTGCTGAAACGGGCAATTTAAAAGATCATCGTGATGCACTTGTAGAATTAGTTGCTTCTTCGGAATATGGAATCCTTCATTTGTTTAGTCATCATCAGTTACAGGTATTACCCTCAGCATTCTACGTGAATGAACAAATCATCATAGTTTGAGTTCTACACCGTGAATATTGATTTGAACTGTCTTGGGTATCACTGCCAGCTTCCCAACAAAACATGCGACAAAAGAAATTAACTGGACAtatatttttcaggaatttttattGATTGAAAGGGAATGCTCAGTACACGCAATGGAGTACGAAGAAGAGTTGTCTGTCATTAATTCTCAACAAGAATGATGGTAATTTTTGGTAAGCTTGGATTTCCTAGTTATAATGTCTTTCATTATCTATGTTTCAAAATTATGCACGTATTTGTTAGATTTTTActggtttaattttttttgattGATCGACATTTTTTTGAATTGTTTCTGGCGTGTTCAAATCATACGTTGTCCAAGTTATCTAGTTTAACTTTATTGctattaattaaattcaaaactcTTAGCTgtttgtgcataattaaacaagtGTTATTCCAATTCCACCCTCTTTTACTCACGtttcacaaaaaaaatataatctTTTAGTCATATCATTATAGTTGGCAGGACTCTCTGATGAGAGGTTGGAAAACTTCTTTATTCCATTTTCAAAAACAAGTACCAAGAATACGTTCGTTGGCACTTCTCTTTGATACATTGGTTGTATGCTAACATCTTATGAACAGTGAGTTTTCCTTTCCATTTAATATAGGCATTTATGTGGAAGTCAGGATTTATATTTTGGTAGGCACAATGCGCGAGCAGAAGTTGGAACTACTTTAGCACATGTTTGCTGGTAAACTCAAAGAGTTTAATTTAAGAATATATTTTCTATACCTATGTCCATGTCAATTTCTTTCCGATAGTGATATTCTAGGACTTTTGTGGCATGTATAATttttctgtttttgttctttgttgtagttaagtagaccaaatgattcttttatttgacagaTTAGAGCAGTGGACGTTTTAACTCTGAAAATTAgacatttgaaggtgaaaagtggtgagattagACAAATGAAAGGCACAAGAAGAATGGAGCAGGATAGCAAGTTGAACAAATTTTGATTCTTATCATTTAATGTAatctcagcttgatttttgactctcAATGTTCATAGATCATTGGAGAAAGTGTGTATGATGTTTCAGAAATTAGTTTCTAAAGAGGGGAATATGGATGGGTTTTGAATTTATTGTAAAGTCTTTGCATTTTTGTAAGATAGTATTTTTGCGACTGCTAtactttttttcaaaaaaaaaaataatatgaaaagtgtaatgagaaaaatatATGAGAAGTTGACACTCTTTCCCGATGGTCTAGTAGTTCTTTCAATAATACAAGCAAGAATTGGCGTTTTTCACCCTGCAAGTTAAATAATGTTTTCAGGCCTATAGATTTCTGGTTTGTTCTCTAACCCACCACCATTCTTACCACTACTTTGGAAGACAACACAAAATATACAATCTGAATTCTTGAGCGAGAACATCTCAGAGGGCATTATCTTGAGGGTCCAAAGATCCTCGAGTGTGGCGAGACAATGGCTTCCTGCACAAACTTCTTCAGATTGTTAGGATCGCGTGCCCATCGGATCTCGCTCATGTTCGGGGTCTCCACAAACAACATGGTGAATTCACCAACCTTCTCAGCTTTGCCTCTCTTGCCAGCCCTGAGCACCAGATTGTTCTTGTGGTAAGAGAATATTCCATCAGCGAGGCGAATGATGTCGCCGGGCTCAAAGGTCTCGCACTCACTTCCCCACATTTGGAAGTGAACTGATGCGGTCTCGTCAGCTACTAATGCCGGGCAAGTCATCTCTTTCCCATCCCGAGCAATGCCGCCTTTCTCCAGCAGTATAAATTGCGCGTTGACAGTGTTAGTTGCTGCAGGAACTATGTCCTTCAAATGTATTATCTTTGTCATGTGTATGTAATAATCTGCAAGGGAACAAACACATTGACCAGGGCATGATTACCTAAAGATACAAATTGCAAGGTTTTTTTAATGAATAATTTAGAAAGCTTACAACTTTTCATATAATGTGATTTGCTCGAGAGTTTAAATATTGTTTTTTAGAAATTTCATTGAACTAGCAGGATGCCATTAAAACATGAATCGCAAATGATCAGGAAGTTACCGTGTGTAAACCAGGTGCACAAGGAAAGGTATACAATACAAACACATACAAAGGACCAGGACATATGAAAAGAAATAGAATGGAGCAGATTATTCAATCAAAAAACATGTAAATTTAGTACCAAGAAAGTTAAAGTTATTATTAGACAAAATGCAGTAGAAATTCGTGTTCATGGAAATTACTAATGCTACTTCCCAAACTGGTAGTTTTTGTCAAACTAATGATGCTTAGATCAGACATTTCATGAGAATATATATCCACGAATAATCTAAGATAATAAGTTAACAACAGtaagtactaaaagaaaagaaattttttatttgaacTTCATCAAAGTCATGTTTCAAATCCTTTATTCTATGGCATAGCCTCATTGAATTAAGCATTGCTACAAGAGTAAATATAGTCTAAATTATGGTGCCGCTgaaattattgaaagataaaacTGATTCTTTCAGGCATTTAACTAAAAAGCACAACATGTAAATAGGAAGCATCTACTCGTACAAACAAAATAAATAACAATCTTTTTAACAATTTACAAGGCTAACGAATCTAAGAAGAATACTAAAGACTTTGAGAAATTAATCAACCATCAAAAACAAATCTTTAGCAAAGAAAACAGAGGTAAATCCTACCCCACTCCTCTTCTTTGGCCTCTGCTGCAGAGTGATTCAAAGAGGGATCCCGCACCTTTTCAATTCAAGAACATTAAGAAACAAGAACAAGGGCCAGTAAGAGAATATAGAAAATGAaatccaaggaaaaaaaaaacaaaaacagcccgataaaaaaaatgcaaaaacCTTCAGAGTGGAGAGGACGGTGCTCTCACGGACAGAGCCGGTCCTGGTTGTTTAAAGGCCCTGGGCAAAACTATTAGTTATGCCCCAATTTTATCTTTCCACCAAAACTTAAACAATGTATTCAGCAGAGTGGTTaagaattaaaatctttctaaatACTAGTCCCTATAAAGTAGTACTAAGGAGTTCAAAATAACAAAACACAAGAAAAAGATATCTGAACAGTAGAATTATTTGCTTCTGATAGATTCTACAAGGAGGTCCAAGTTCAGTCCAGATATTCTACAAAAAAATCATAAGAATTTGTAAGGCATGGAAACACATTTGGGTGAAACTATGAAAAAACTTTATAATTTATTGAGGAAAATAGAGAGATATGTAGGGGGCATGTTAGAAAGAAGTATATAACAGCAATATTTCCAATAGACATGATAGGAGATAATTTAAGGAAGCATACCATAACtagagaaaggaaaaataaacttacCTGTGGTGATGCACCAAAAGGAATATGCTAACCTCCAACAGTGAAGCATAATTCCTCTCCAAACTACATACAAGGAATAAAAAAGGAAGTTCATTTATGGAGAATTTATAAAAATAGATCAATATTTAGAATTTCTGTATCTTTTCAATCCACATATTCAACGAAGAAATGAATGCCACGGGTGGTGGTGGAATGTTTTAGAATCACACAAATAAAGCTAAAACAAGAAACTTAAGTAACATGTTATTGATGTTTTGGAAGCATCATTTAGAAGCAATATCAAATAGGAGAGGGTCCAACTAAGACCGCATACTAACCTTAACGTGCACTTCTTCCATGTATAGACTGTCAACAGGCAATGGAGGGAACGGTCATCAGCGACAGTTGTGAAAACCTAAACATAGGAGAAGCATTAATATCATCTATACAAAAGTTTACAAATTCTAACCCAACATAATCACCATGAAAGCAAACGTAATTTAAGGTACTGCTTGAGAATGtgggaaaaattatagaaaaacaaTAAGATAATTCAAGCATACCATGAAAACACTTTTCCACCCAGACTTCACATGATTAACACAACTCAAAACCATCTGAGAAACACATCGAACAATAACTCATATGGTTTGAATTAGACTCTACTCTCCTGTAGTTTTGTTCAACTCAAACGCCGAGGGCTTCGTTAATGCCCACAAACAATGGGATACTCAGAACACCTTCCCTTGCTACATTGGTTGTAGTTCAAGATTCTTTACTGTGtttaaaaagaaaacaagaacacagCTTAGAAGGAAGACAGACCTTCAGGAAAGAAGATTCCAGATAAGCTGGAAGTTAAAGATGCTTTAGAATGCGTCAGTCTTGAGAAAGAAAGAATGCTTTAAAATCTTGAGTGAATTTAGTGACTCCCAAATTGAAAAGACGATTATCCGAGGCCTATCTGTGGAGCTCTAATCTCTTACCGAAACATCGAAAGACAGGGCTCAACAAGTAGGAAAGGATGATTATAGAATTCATAACTTAATCAATACCTTAAGGATATCATGAAGACTAGGATTAAATCATCTCTTAAACTAACCTCCTCTCCCACAAAGAGCTTATTATATTCCTCAACTCATTGTAATTACCATTTCTATGACTTAATAAATACCGTAAGGCTTATATTCAATTCTAGAAAGTGTGATTACAGAAGCTCTTTCACTTATTTATTGACTGTCTTAAGACCCATGGGACAATAACAGAtagataaagaaagaaaagagtcCGATCTCTATATCCTCTTAGTTAGCTTTTCTCTAACCCAAGGCAAGATCAAAGATAAAGAAATGTTGGCGAAGCCGATTCTCCGAAATATTCACCGTCGGTCAATCTTCTTCATTTCCTCTTTCGGAAAGTATGGGAGTCCGAGTTCAAACAGTTTTGACTAGTTAAGTTAGCAATTCATCTAGCTAAGAAAGCGAATCCCCTGTCGCTTCCAACCAATCTTCCTCGGCATCATATGATTCAATTCGTTCCTATCAGCTTGCTAGGAAATAGGAATAACTCCTTATTTAAGCCATTTGCCCTAACATTCTATATCATTGTTCTCATTGTTATGTTTAATTGTTAAAATTGGCCCTATGGGAGTATAACTGCACAAGCTCTATCTTTAATTCAAAGTTGTACAGTTTGATTGAAACAAGATAtcaaaataggatttttttttttttttgatagatTAGGTGAAATGGCTCGCACAAATTTGGAATTGACATGGTGCTTTGATATCCCACATTTATCCGCATAAAATGTTTTACATATAAAGTATAAACATGATAAAAGTGGATCGCAGACTGTGAAGGGGAAAAAATCACCAGAAGAAAGGGAAGTGAGACATGGCAGGAAGAATACCAAATAGATGGGTTTCGCAACAACTGCAGTCCACAGCAGTAACTTACGGCTGTAAGTCCTTCTGTCCTTGGCGCTATTTGCCTGATTTGTGTGTTGGACGTGAGCTCACAGCCACCCCCAATTCACGGTCGTACCATGCGCTCTCCCGCAGTCGTCGCAGCGAGAGAGGGAAGGTGCGGCGAGGAGGGCTTCAGTGGGGATTGGGGAGAGGGAGAATCGCAAGGCGCGATGAGGAGAATCGCTGAATCGGCGCTTCGGCGAGGAGAATCGTTGGCGGCTGGCGCTCGGCGAAAGCGGCGAGGAT includes these proteins:
- the LOC122053270 gene encoding SOSS complex subunit B homolog: MTKIIHLKDIVPAATNTVNAQFILLEKGGIARDGKEMTCPALVADETASVHFQMWGSECETFEPGDIIRLADGIFSYHKNNLVLRAGKRGKAEKVGEFTMLFVETPNMSEIRWARDPNNLKKFVQEAIVSPHSRIFGPSR